A single Denticeps clupeoides chromosome 7, fDenClu1.1, whole genome shotgun sequence DNA region contains:
- the LOC114793884 gene encoding E3 ubiquitin/ISG15 ligase TRIM25: MDAPARMEPLCPLCPLCHRDCPPEEAAVLRCRHRFCQECIGEVWSCSPSGPYYCPECEREYRTLSDAEWTSSPPASPQQPPPSSPPSSVTAVDTPGSVESQCPLCHQDCNDPVTLQCKHGFCQECIKELWSGFSTGPYYCPECGQEYSSYSTFSDGASASPPSSFATPGMSGRFAPGAFVFPAKFSLPSRLKMGASMDVPASVKSQCPLCHGDCRDPATLRCRHRFCKACIGEVWSCSPSGPFYCPECRQEYRTLSDAEWTSAPPAATGWKKKLSSYGSPSSLLGKRAASSSGPHPGGHRLSSSPSRNGTFNVEDSSSDSENPPRKKAPFTTAASSGNLSASPLEGTSMRCTDPARDQPGTSVNEQQNPPEKMTTSEEGIREMSPERTSPYKVHQKSPDRPTPERPPATKVPTPHLNEESVPDLSSHAVSSLCTIRCHYCPSQRNVSAVKTCLVCGASMCPEHLQVHLESPVFQSHPLVPAVEDMSPWRCQEHQEMNRIYCRQCQVCVCTVCTVIGCHRDHTCISIKDAEKELREKMKEEMKKLQNYEKAVKTRTSELQEKRLSYLEVLEEARSNIRMQYQRIREALEQEEQQALRCVDQEEARTLMGVEEQIGQLESSLTSVQGSMDKFTGLADGTGALRAQDQAFIMEYRNIVQNVSTMSNPVEDLDPPQEVDHARLACLRDWTVTRLDSVIISLPHRDPFRLLYGITPSMDPDTAHTKLVLSRENRQVTFSETPQPYPELESRFTSFPQVLASSPLQGGCWYWEVEVPADEGRWKVGVCSGQIGRRGQKDTCRLGFNPFSWCLLSEGKGKIEALYDKESAAVCVDSSALRRVGLLLDFEEGCLSFFSVAEGGALTLLYSYQHTFHQPLYPALAASKTQLTICDIFERDSSE, translated from the exons ATGGACGCTCCGGCCCGCATGGAGCCTCTGTGCCCGCTGTGCCCGCTGTGCCACCGCGACTGCCCGCCGGAGGAGGCGGCGGTTCTCCGCTGCAGGCACCGATTCTGTCAGGAGTGCATAGGCGAGGTGTGGAGCTGCTCACCGTCGGGTCCGTATTACTGCCCCGAGTGCGAGCGGGAGTACAGGACGCTGTCCGACGCGGAGTGGACGTCTTCCCCACCAGCGTCCCCGCAGCAACCGCCGCCATCCTCGCCGCCTTCATCCGTCACAGCAG TGGACACTCCAGGCTCTGTGGAGTCCCAGTGCCCGCTGTGCCACCAAGACTGTAATGACCCAGTCACTCTCCAGTGCAAACATGGCTTCTGTCAGGAGTGCATCAAGGAGCTGTGGAGTGGCTTTTCAACTGGTCCGTATTACTGCCCGGAATGTGGGCAGGAGTACAGCTCATACAGTACATTTTCAGATGGTGCATCAGCATCCCCACCATCATCATTTGCTACTCCAGGTATGTCAG gACGTTTCGCCCCTGGCGCTTTCGTTTTTCCTGCTAAATTTTCTCTCCCATCTCGCTTGAAAATGGGCGCCTCGATGGACGTTCCAGCCAGCGTGAAGTCCCAGTGCCCGCTGTGCCACGGCGACTGTAGGGACCCGGCGACGCTGCGCTGCAGGCACCGCTTCTGCAAGGCGTGCATCGGCGAGGTGTGGAGCTGCTCTCCGTCAGGTCCCTTCTACTGTCCCGAGTGCAGGCAGGAGTACAGGACGCTGTCCGACGCGGAGTGGACGTCTGCGCCACCAGCGGCGACAG GTTGGAAGAAGAAACTATCGTCCTATGGTTCACCAAGCAGTTTGCTCGGAAAGAGAGCTGCCAGTTCATCTGGCCCACATCCAGGAGGACACAGACTGAGTTCGTCCCCATCTAGAAATGGCACCTTTAATGTAGAGGACAGTTCCTCCGATAGTGAGAACCCACCCAGGAAAAAGGCTCCATTCACAACAGCGGCCTCCAGCGGAAACTTGAGTGCATCACCGCTGGAGGGGACATCCATGAGGTGCACTGACCCAGCAAGAGACCAACCAGGAACCTCAGTTAATGAACAGCAGAACCCTCCAGAAAAAATGACCACCAGTGAGGAGGGAATCAGGGAGATGTCCCCAGAGAGAACATCTCCCTATAAAGTGCACCAAAAGTCGCCTGACAGACCTACACCTGAACGTCCACCAGCCACGAAGGTTCCTACTCCACATTTGAATGAGGAATCTGTCCCAGATCTATCCTCTCATGCCGTCTCCAGTCTCTGTACCATACGTTGTCACTACTGTCCCAGCCAGAGGAACGTTTCAGCAGTAAAGACCTGCCTTGTGTGTGGAGCCTCCATGTGTCCAGAGCACCTTCAGGTTCACCTGGAGTCACCAGTGTTCCAGAGCCACCCACTCGTGCCTGCTGTTGAGGACATGTCACCCTGGCGGTGCCAGGAGCACCAGGAGATGAACCGCATCTACTGCCGGCAGTGTCAAGTGTGCGTGTGCACCGTCtgcactgtgattggctgccaTCGTGACCACACCTGCATCAGCATCAAGGATGCAGAGAAGGAGTTGAGA gaaaaaatgaaagaagaaatgaagaaactGCAGAACTATGAAAAAGCAGTGAAGACCCGAACATCTGAGCTGCAGGAGAAGAGGCTGAGTTACCTG GAGGTTCTTGAGGAGGCCAGGTCCAATATTCGGATGCAGTACCAGCGTATTCGGGAGGCCTTGGAGCAGGAAGAGCAGCAGGCACTGCGCTGTGTGGACCAAGAGGAGGCCAGGACCCTGATGGGGGTGGAAGAGCAGATTGGACAGTTGGAGAGCTCCCTCACTTCAGTCCAGGGCTCCATGGACAAGTTCACTGGCCTGGCTGATGGCACTGGGGCACTGCGGGCCCAGGACCAGGCCTTCATCATG GAGTACAGAAATATAGTCCAGAA CGTTAGCACTATGTCCAACCCAGTGGAAGATCTGGACCCGCCGCAGGAAGTGGATCATGCCCGTCTGGCTTGCCTTCGTGACTGGACCGTGACAAGGCTGGACTCTGTTATCATATCGTTGCCCCACAGAGACCCATTTCGACTGCTCT ATGGCATAACACCCTCCATGGACCCCGACACAGCTCACACCAAACTGGTGCTCTCCAGAGAGAACCGTCAGGTGACCTTCAGTGAGACCCCGCAGCCGTATCCTGAGCTTGAGTCGCGGTTTACCTCCTTCCCCCAGGTCCTGGCCTCCAGCCCCCTGCAGGGCGGGTGCTGGTactgggaggtggaggtgcCTGCGGACGAGGGCCGATGGAAAGTGGGCGTCTGCAGCGGCCAGATCGGTCGCAGGGGGCAGAAGGACACCTGCCGGTTGGGCTTCAACCCCTTCTCCTGGTGTCTGCTGAGTGAGGGCAAGGGCAAAATCGAGGCGCTGTACGACAAAGAGAGCGCGGCCGTGTGCGTCGACAGCAGTGCACTGCGGAGGGTGGGGCTCCTGCTGGATTTCGAGGAAGGCTGCCTGTCCTTCTTCAGTGTGGCTGAAGGGGGCGCTCTCACACTGCTCTACAGCTACCAGCACACATTCCACCAGCCCCTGTACCCAGCGCTGGCCGCGTCCAAGACCCAGCTCACCATCTGCGACATTTTTGAAAGAGACAGCAGTGAGTAG